In Rutidosis leptorrhynchoides isolate AG116_Rl617_1_P2 chromosome 2, CSIRO_AGI_Rlap_v1, whole genome shotgun sequence, one genomic interval encodes:
- the LOC139892393 gene encoding plant intracellular Ras-group-related LRR protein 7-like → MGCFASKNTDSKSSRLSRWRATGIVALRDAKLKSFPDEVLELGTSVRTLDLTQNKLVDVPEEISKLTNMHRLILANNVIARFPMNIGKLQSLKFIILDGNKLTTLPDEVGQLVRLERLSVSANLLTSLPETIGSLRNLLLLNVSHNTLKSLPESIGSCFSLEELQANENSIEELPTSVCSLIHLKSLCLDHNNLKQIPPSLLKECKTLQNISLHGNPISMDQFQQMEGFQEFEDRRKKKFDKQIDSNVMISSKGLDEGVDL, encoded by the exons ATGGGATGTTTTGCCAGCAAGAACACCGATTCTAAATCCAGTCGTCTTTCTAGATGGCGCGCCACTGGCATTGTTGCTTTACGCGACGCTAAATTAAAG TCATTTCCAGATGAAGTTCTCGAGCTCGGCACATCAGTACGGACACTTGATTTGACACAGAACAAATTAG TTGATGTTCCAGAGGAGATCAGCAAACTAACAAATATGCACAGACTG ATTTTGGCAAATAATGTGATTGCGCGTTTTCCTATGAATATCGGGAAACTTCAGTCCTTAAAGTTTATCATACTCGACGGGAATAAACTTACCACTTTGCCAGATGAAG TGGGTCAGTTGGTGAGACTTGAGCGGTTATCCGTTTCTGCTAACTTGTTAACCAGCTTGCCTGAAACCATAGGAAGCTTGCGCAAT TTGTTGCTACTGAATGTATCGCACAATACACTTAAGTCTCTTCCAGAATCTATAGGAAGCTGCTTTTCTTTAGAAGAGCTGCAAGCAAATG aAAATTCTATTGAAGAACTTCCTACATCGGTTTGCAGTCTCATTCATCTGAAGTCTCTGTGCTTAGACCATAATAATCTGAAACAG ATTCCTCCAAGTTTATTGAAAGAATGCAAGACTCTACAGAATATTTCATTGCATGGAAATCCCATATCTATGGATCAGTTCCAACAG ATGGAGGGATTTCAAGAGTTTGAAGATCGAAGGAAAAAGAAATTTGACAAGCAAATAGATTCAAACGTGATGATCAGTTCTAAAGGCCTTGATGAGGGTGTCGATCTATGA